The proteins below come from a single Deinococcus humi genomic window:
- a CDS encoding ABC transporter ATP-binding protein, with translation MNRPPAPSAAPLSTQDLKLAYGTSVIVPGLNLSLKGGQVTSIIGPNGCGKSTLLRALARLRPVTGGNVELYGQALHALPSKEVARRLAILPQGPTAPEGLSVEELVWFGRHPHQGRFPVRRPEDREAVAWALSQTGMTIFASRPLEALSGGQRQRAWIAMSLAQQTEILLLDEPTTYLDLSHQLEVLQLAQRLNREGGKTVVMVLHELNQAVRYSDEIIAMREGEVYAQGRPEDVLTPELLADVFNLKAHILSDPDTGRPYIIPYALTR, from the coding sequence ATGAACCGCCCCCCCGCCCCTTCCGCCGCGCCGCTGTCCACCCAGGACCTGAAACTGGCCTACGGCACGTCCGTCATCGTGCCGGGGCTGAACCTGAGCCTGAAAGGCGGACAGGTCACCAGCATCATCGGCCCCAACGGCTGCGGCAAAAGTACGCTGCTGCGGGCGCTGGCCCGGCTGCGCCCCGTGACCGGCGGCAATGTGGAACTGTACGGTCAGGCGCTGCACGCCCTGCCCAGCAAGGAGGTGGCCCGGCGGCTGGCCATCCTGCCGCAGGGGCCAACTGCGCCCGAAGGGTTGTCGGTGGAGGAACTGGTCTGGTTTGGCCGTCACCCCCACCAGGGCCGTTTCCCGGTGCGCCGCCCCGAGGACCGTGAGGCGGTGGCCTGGGCGCTGAGTCAGACCGGCATGACCATTTTCGCCAGTCGTCCGCTGGAGGCGCTCTCCGGCGGGCAGCGGCAACGGGCCTGGATTGCCATGAGCCTGGCCCAGCAGACCGAGATCCTGCTGCTGGACGAACCCACCACCTACCTGGATCTGTCGCACCAGCTGGAGGTGCTGCAACTGGCCCAGCGCCTGAACCGCGAGGGGGGCAAGACGGTGGTCATGGTGCTGCACGAGCTGAACCAGGCCGTGCGCTACAGCGACGAGATCATCGCCATGCGTGAGGGCGAAGTCTACGCCCAGGGCCGTCCGGAGGATGTGCTGACGCCGGAGCTGCTGGCGGACGTGTTTAACCTGAAGGCGCATATCCTGAGCGATCCGGACACCGGCAGACCGTACATCATTCCCTATGCGCTAACCCGCTGA
- a CDS encoding adenosylcobinamide-GDP ribazoletransferase, translating to MRPGSSRGMRRWTPSSQLRAAHLALTFLTTLPLPHIHEVRDGDFARASAYYPLAGYAVGGLVSGLLWLGLPLPGGVVAALAVGAWLGVTGMLHFDGLVDSADALFAMKSPAQRLEILRDVHVGAFGLAVGVLALLTLWSLLAAPLPWYAPLVAAVSARTLLLLPMNHFPAAREESLGARSREGRVGLALLLAAPTLLLPGAWLAWLAALAACLVVAAFSARRLGGGLSGDIYGMIVVTAELAGLCAYAWGRG from the coding sequence ATGCGCCCCGGTTCCTCACGCGGGATGAGGCGGTGGACGCCATCGTCCCAACTGCGCGCCGCCCATCTGGCCCTGACCTTCCTGACCACCCTGCCGCTGCCCCACATCCACGAGGTCCGAGACGGTGATTTCGCGCGGGCCTCGGCGTACTACCCGCTGGCAGGCTATGCCGTCGGCGGACTGGTCTCTGGCCTGCTATGGCTGGGACTGCCCCTGCCCGGCGGCGTGGTGGCCGCGCTGGCGGTGGGGGCGTGGCTGGGGGTCACCGGCATGCTGCACTTCGACGGACTGGTGGACAGCGCCGACGCCCTGTTCGCCATGAAAAGTCCGGCCCAGCGCCTGGAGATCCTGCGCGACGTGCATGTGGGGGCCTTCGGGCTGGCGGTAGGCGTGCTGGCCTTGCTGACGCTGTGGAGCCTGCTGGCCGCGCCCCTTCCCTGGTACGCGCCGCTGGTGGCCGCCGTGTCAGCGCGCACGTTGCTCCTGCTGCCCATGAACCACTTCCCAGCGGCCCGCGAAGAATCCCTGGGCGCACGCTCGCGTGAAGGGCGCGTCGGGCTGGCGTTGCTGCTTGCGGCCCCCACGCTGCTGCTGCCGGGAGCCTGGCTCGCGTGGCTTGCGGCGCTGGCGGCCTGTCTGGTGGTGGCGGCTTTCAGCGCGCGGCGACTGGGCGGGGGCCTGAGCGGCGACATCTACGGGATGATCGTGGTCACGGCGGAACTGGCGGGGCTGTGCGCGTATGCCTGGGGCCGGGGGTGA
- the cobT gene encoding nicotinate-nucleotide--dimethylbenzimidazole phosphoribosyltransferase, translating to MHPDLHALIQSVQPADAGAMSRARARQAQLTKPAGALGDLEDLGVRLAGVFGCERPHPRGVAVLVAVGDHGVAAGGVSAYPPEVTPAMVANFLAETPAGPGGAAVNAMARMVGARVYVMDAGVNAELPAHPALIRAALRRGTRDLRLEPAMTCEETEALILAGAGLARRAIHDGADLIIPGEMGIGNTTPAAALSARLLEVDAAQVTGRGTGVDDETLARKLAAVREALARTPVTAPLNVLAELGGYEIAAMLGIMLQAAALRRAVVLDGFVEGSAALVGVALAPALRDFLFPAGECAEIGHGAQLAALGLRPMFKLGLRLGEGTGGVLAAPLLLAAAATLREMRTFEEAGVPAG from the coding sequence ATGCACCCTGATCTGCACGCCCTGATCCAGTCGGTCCAGCCCGCCGATGCCGGCGCCATGTCCCGCGCCCGCGCCCGCCAGGCGCAATTGACCAAACCCGCCGGAGCGCTGGGCGATCTGGAAGACCTCGGCGTACGGCTCGCGGGCGTGTTCGGCTGCGAGAGGCCCCACCCGCGTGGCGTGGCGGTGCTGGTGGCGGTGGGCGATCATGGCGTGGCGGCGGGTGGAGTCAGTGCGTACCCACCTGAGGTCACGCCTGCGATGGTCGCCAATTTCCTGGCCGAAACCCCTGCCGGGCCGGGCGGGGCCGCGGTCAACGCCATGGCCCGCATGGTAGGCGCGCGGGTGTACGTGATGGATGCGGGGGTGAACGCAGAACTGCCCGCTCACCCCGCGCTGATTCGTGCGGCCCTGCGGCGCGGGACGAGGGACCTGCGTCTCGAACCGGCCATGACCTGTGAGGAAACCGAGGCGCTGATCCTGGCCGGTGCGGGGCTGGCCCGCCGGGCTATCCATGACGGCGCGGACCTGATCATTCCCGGCGAGATGGGCATCGGCAACACCACGCCCGCCGCAGCGCTGAGCGCCCGGTTGCTGGAGGTGGACGCGGCGCAGGTCACCGGACGCGGCACCGGGGTGGACGACGAGACGCTGGCCCGCAAACTCGCGGCGGTGCGGGAGGCGCTGGCCCGCACCCCAGTGACCGCTCCGCTGAACGTGCTGGCCGAGCTCGGTGGCTATGAGATTGCCGCCATGCTGGGCATCATGCTCCAGGCGGCGGCGTTGCGGCGGGCGGTGGTGCTGGACGGCTTCGTGGAGGGAAGCGCCGCGCTGGTGGGGGTGGCGCTGGCCCCGGCCCTGCGCGACTTTCTGTTCCCGGCCGGCGAGTGCGCCGAGATCGGCCACGGGGCGCAACTCGCGGCCCTGGGCTTAAGGCCCATGTTCAAACTGGGCTTGAGGCTGGGCGAGGGCACGGGCGGCGTGCTGGCCGCGCCCCTGCTGCTGGCGGCAGCGGCCACCCTGCGCGAGATGCGAACCTTTGAAGAGGCGGGTGTGCCCGCAGGGTAA
- the cobU gene encoding bifunctional adenosylcobinamide kinase/adenosylcobinamide-phosphate guanylyltransferase: MCLHRSGTVVAVIVYVTGGARSGKSRFAETRAAARGEAVTYLATAQAFDTEMEERIARHRADRPAHWTTVEESLEVPRALQYAATPTVVLDCLSLWVSNMLLIGWTDGAMLAAADDLLSVAHARSGLSVLVSNEVGLGIVPDNALTRRYRDVLGWVNQRCAAASHEAYLLVSGLPLQLKSSEEFHAP; the protein is encoded by the coding sequence TTGTGCCTCCACCGATCTGGCACGGTCGTTGCCGTGATCGTGTACGTGACCGGGGGCGCACGCAGCGGCAAGAGCCGATTTGCCGAGACCCGCGCGGCCGCACGTGGGGAAGCCGTGACGTACCTGGCCACCGCCCAGGCTTTCGACACCGAGATGGAAGAACGGATCGCACGTCACCGGGCGGACCGTCCGGCACATTGGACGACGGTGGAAGAATCGCTGGAGGTGCCGCGGGCCCTTCAATACGCAGCTACCCCCACCGTCGTGCTCGATTGTCTGAGCCTGTGGGTCAGCAACATGCTGCTCATAGGATGGACGGATGGGGCGATGCTGGCGGCGGCGGACGACCTGCTGAGCGTCGCGCACGCCCGTTCCGGCCTGAGTGTGCTGGTGTCCAACGAGGTGGGCCTGGGCATCGTGCCCGATAACGCCCTGACCCGCCGTTACCGCGATGTGCTGGGCTGGGTCAACCAGCGTTGCGCTGCCGCCAGTCACGAGGCGTATCTGCTGGTCAGTGGCCTGCCCCTTCAACTCAAATCCTCCGAGGAATTCCATGCACCCTGA
- a CDS encoding FecCD family ABC transporter permease — protein sequence MTVAVVLAVLTGLLAVLALGLGAVATPAAEVWATLWGGGDDLTRQLVLELRLPRVGISLLCGAMFAASGAMMQGVIRNPLASPDIIGVGAGAGLAATVFLLAWPTAPPGGLPWAALAGAWGGFGLVLLLSGERRGAGGLHPVRLALVGVAVAAALGAAQQLVLVRAPDGLGAALTFLAGTVYGADSARLLRVLPWAMVLLPAALLLSRTLDVLNLGEDLATGLGTRVNPARLASLGVGVALAGAAVTGAGILGFVGLLAPHLARLLVGARHGRMLPVSMLLGALLVLAADTLGRALLPPLEVPAGIFTTLVGAPYFLYLLKRSA from the coding sequence CTGACCGTCGCGGTGGTCCTGGCCGTGCTGACCGGCCTGCTGGCGGTGCTGGCCCTGGGCCTGGGCGCGGTGGCCACTCCGGCCGCGGAAGTCTGGGCCACACTGTGGGGTGGGGGCGATGACCTGACCCGGCAACTGGTGCTGGAACTGCGTCTGCCACGCGTGGGCATCTCGCTGCTGTGCGGGGCGATGTTCGCCGCGTCCGGCGCGATGATGCAGGGCGTGATCCGCAATCCCCTGGCCTCGCCGGACATCATCGGCGTGGGGGCCGGGGCCGGACTCGCCGCCACGGTGTTTCTGCTGGCCTGGCCCACTGCGCCCCCCGGCGGCCTGCCCTGGGCCGCGCTTGCCGGCGCATGGGGCGGCTTCGGGCTGGTCCTGTTGCTGTCCGGCGAGCGGCGCGGCGCGGGCGGCCTGCATCCGGTGCGGCTGGCCCTGGTGGGCGTGGCCGTGGCAGCGGCGCTGGGCGCGGCGCAGCAACTGGTGCTGGTGCGCGCTCCCGATGGTCTGGGCGCGGCGCTGACCTTTCTGGCCGGCACGGTTTACGGGGCGGATTCGGCGCGGCTGCTGCGCGTGCTGCCGTGGGCCATGGTCCTGTTGCCCGCCGCGCTGCTGCTGTCGCGCACGTTGGACGTGCTGAATCTGGGGGAAGATCTGGCCACCGGACTGGGCACGCGGGTCAATCCCGCCCGATTGGCGTCGCTGGGCGTGGGCGTGGCGTTGGCGGGGGCCGCCGTGACTGGGGCCGGTATCCTGGGCTTCGTGGGCCTGCTGGCTCCCCACCTGGCCCGGTTGCTGGTGGGGGCCAGGCACGGGCGGATGCTGCCCGTCAGTATGCTGCTGGGGGCCCTGCTGGTGCTGGCCGCCGATACCCTGGGCCGCGCCCTGCTGCCACCGCTGGAAGTTCCGGCGGGCATTTTCACCACGCTGGTGGGCGCGCCGTATTTTCTCTATCTGCTTAAAAGGAGTGCATGA
- a CDS encoding histidine phosphatase family protein produces MTLTLFLVRHAPTVPNAQRRYPRPDEDAPISPQGRLLAASLNLPRDAAAFVSPSLRTRETAALAGFPHAVTVPGLAEANFGVMAGQTWTELEARYGSRPRHWIEALAEPAADAGPPGGETGHGFHARIQGWLSGLPHEGQVIAFTHAGPLLAALRLCVGLRAAEIAPGGVAVIRRAEDHWWLSELRRASLF; encoded by the coding sequence GTGACCCTCACGCTGTTTCTGGTGCGCCACGCGCCCACCGTACCGAATGCCCAGCGCCGCTACCCCCGCCCAGATGAGGATGCCCCCATCTCGCCCCAGGGGCGCCTTCTGGCCGCCAGCCTGAACCTGCCGCGTGACGCTGCCGCCTTCGTCTCACCCAGCTTGAGAACCAGGGAAACCGCGGCGCTGGCCGGCTTCCCTCACGCTGTCACGGTGCCTGGCCTTGCGGAGGCGAATTTCGGCGTGATGGCCGGACAGACCTGGACCGAGCTGGAAGCAAGGTACGGGAGCAGGCCACGCCACTGGATCGAGGCGCTGGCTGAGCCTGCAGCCGACGCAGGCCCACCAGGGGGCGAGACGGGTCACGGCTTTCACGCGCGCATCCAAGGGTGGCTAAGTGGCCTTCCACACGAGGGCCAGGTCATCGCCTTCACCCACGCCGGACCGCTGCTGGCAGCGCTGCGCCTGTGCGTGGGCCTGCGTGCCGCCGAGATTGCCCCCGGCGGGGTGGCGGTGATCAGGCGGGCAGAGGACCACTGGTGGCTGAGCGAGTTGCGCCGAGCCAGCTTGTTCTGA